The Lycium barbarum isolate Lr01 chromosome 4, ASM1917538v2, whole genome shotgun sequence nucleotide sequence GAACGTAATTTAATTAATCGATTAATTAAGTGAGTATACTCTTGCATCGACGATCCTATGACGATTTTTGAATTGAAGTTATAATTTAATATATTTATCACTTTCTCGTTCAgttttatttttctatttctCTTTGAACCGACTATGTCCAACAAACCTTGATGGTTAATTAAGCAGTAATAAAATAAAGGGCTTTGAATTTAATTTGGTGAATCATCAACGGATGGACTattttatatttgtatatgtccATCTAAACTTGATAGGTAATTACTTAAATTCTAAAATACAAAGCtttgagattttttttcttttttctttggtGAATCATCAATATACGATGGATACGTTACTTAAAATATGAATTTCGAAGCAGTTTCATCAACTAAAATACTAAACCTTCAGCTTCAATTTCTTAAACAACTACAAATCATTGAAGAACGAAGCAAGATTAAAAACTCAATAGTTGTATTATTGCCCAATTATATTATGAGTTCGCTTGATTAATTTTTGTTGGTAGTAAAAAGATATAGTTATATTAATAATTAAGCATCAAAACAAAAAGTAGGGTCACGGCGGACCATATGAGTTGTAGTACTCAGATGTGAACACCTAAGTTATTATTATAGATCGGAATAGAAATTGTTCTTGCAAAAGTAATTTCTAATTTGTCTGTCATGATCGTATCCATGAAAAACAGGCTCGTAGACAAGATGATCAAAAACCTTCCTTTTAACACTTACCATAGTTTGATTGATAAATGATCAGAATAAAAAATGGAAAGCCATAGTGTTATTTTTAGACATAATCGTTTCTTATCATTATATTCACTGATCCGATTAATATAGATTTGTTCAGCTTAAAGTGCCGGAAAAACACTCCCTATCAGGAATTTCTCCATTCTCTGGACTCGAATCGGAACCTCACTGGTTCAAGGTGAAGGAATCGTATCCACTCACCATATCTCGGTGGTGAAAGTCATAATGCTTGACGACAGGAACTCATGAAGAGTGGATAAGAAACTTTGCTCCAATCAGATAATATGTTTTAAGAAATACGATAGTCTTCTACTTGAACGTCATTGTAACTTGTAAGTCCAATCATATTTGACTGTTGATATAAATAGTACATACTATTAGTAATATAACTTACATGTCACAAAATAATCTTTAAAAAACACTTAACTGACCtgattggcttgattatatgatATAATTATTAGGTTAACCAATCTTTAACTCTTATATTATGTTTCTGTCATGTGTAGGTGTCGATATATCATCCCTACTAGCTATACTCTCTACTAGTTTCTTTTCACATTGAAAGGGAAAGAAAACCATTTATAATAATGAGAATAAAAGATTATATCATTGTGACTATAATATTCTTATATAGTTAATTAATTCGAATAAGTTAGTTCCAAATAATCTATAGAAAAACACATATATTATGGCTTCACATATACTAGTACGTAATTACTATGGTAACTACTTGAAATGCACGATCACCTGATCTAAAACCTTATGCAGTTATAAATGATACTTTTATTCATTTAATTATGTCTCAACAATTAGTATGAAGCACAACAAGAAATGAGAATAACTAGAAAAAACATTATATTGTCAACATATTTTGTCACACCAAATTGATCTATTATAAGAGTAGCTCATTTAAGAATATTCGGAGATTGCTTAAGAAATTTATGCGCCTTTGATTTAAATATTTGATCAAGCATGTTTAATGACTTGAATTAGTTTCTCATTAGAACTGACACCAAaccttaagttataatatatgcatataagTGCATGATCAGATTGGTTTCATATATAAATCAAATAGATAGATATGTGTTACTATTATTGCACTAAACATGCTGAACCATGTATTGAAATTTTGATAGAGGCCATTTATATGCCTTCATTGTGATCATGACTTGGATTTTTTCTATCATATTTAAACAAGAGGGAAAGGTCAAGGCTTAAGTGTCCTTATAACTTACCAAACGACACTTAACAACAGATGCACACGAATAGAAGATCGAAAAAACTATAGTTGTTCATATATTTATAGAAAAAAAAGCTTTGAGtgattttttttgttgctttGTCTTAAAATTTACATTAATTTTGAAAATCTCGGTTTCGTCTTGAAAGACAAATAAGATGATTGAAACGAGAGTAAACCTAAAACACAGAGTTCTTAGCTACCCTTCCACTAATAAGGTACTATTAGAGCCtctttggatgggcttatgcctataagctgcaaacagcttataagctaaaaaaataagttggggtagtctaacttattttttttggcttataagctgtttttagcttataagctgctttagataagctaagtcaaatgggcccaattattttttttagcttattttaagcacaaaatgactttaagctggcaagccaaacactcaaaaaagctgaaaacagcttataagcaacttataagccaatccaaacgggctcttactaaCTCCAGTATTCTAAAAAGGTAAAAACTTCTCTATACATTATTAACACTGTGCAAATATTTAGAACCAATATCCAAACTCCAACTTCAGTCAGTTCCTTTTTTAGGACAGTTCATGTGTCCAAACACATCAATTTAATATGACCAACCATAAATACATCATATAGAATGACAGTAAACTCGCAATTCATTCAAAGGGTTGTATCAAACCTTCATCAGAAATGAAGCAAACGCATGTAAATGTCTGCGTAAAAGCGATTGAGTCTCAGCAGTAGCAGCATATCTCAGCTCAAAGGAGGCAAAAGTCTAGAAATAAACCATGAATTTATCTCTAATTGATGGAAAAGAAATGAGACTGAATGAGAATTTTCAATCAGAGGTGATGACTAGCAGCGCACTTGGGATGTAGCAGTATTTGATTCCTCAGTTTCATTAAAAGCAATTGGTGGCGTCCCACTGTGTTGCGACCTGTAAATCAGATAAACAACCTCAGGATTAATTTGTTGATCTTGAGCTTAAAGCTCGTTGATTCAGAAAAATACTGAAGTTTAATCTAACATTAATCATAACCTGCTTTTACACGAATTGTTGATCAACGAATTGAGACAAAACGAAGACAGATAAATAGAAGTCCACATATAAGTTTCTCGTATTAGGCACACACTCATAGCATAATGTGTGCTGAAAATAGATTGAGAAAGCAAGAAAACAGCAGCAAGATAGCATTGCATAGAACCACAAACCAGCCAATGCAAAAAATACAGTAATAGATGTAAAAGAAGCAAAGAATACCGCTGTGAAGTATTTGTTTCTTCAGATAATGCCTTCTCCAGTCTCTCCTCAAATGGTGTTGCGTGCCAACTAACTTTTTGATCCTAATAAGTCACAAAGTCATTAGTTTTTTCCTTATTGAACTATATAGCTGAGAGTAAGAAAGTAAGTAAAGAAAAAAAGCATTATAAACAAACCTCTTTGTACTTGTTAGTGGAATTTGGAATCCCATTTCCGTCCCACCATTTTGGAGATATACGAGAAGTTTCATCATCATTCCAATGAGCAGCAACCAATCCGATTATGGGTCTATCTGCAGGAGTTTTACCATAATGAACATTTTCACCGTAAACGGAACCAAAATGCTGCTTACTCTGCACTTGATTTATTGAAGGTGGTTTTGACTCTTTATCAGCTGCACTTTCTCTGAATTCAGACATTCCCAGTTCTGAATTACGGTTTGCCTCTTCAGGCCTTTGATTAGAATCTGTAGTGTGACTGGACAAGAATCTGGAATTGGAATCTTGAGTGGAGTAAGAATCTTCATCTGATAATTCCTTCAACTGTGAGGCATTATCCACGGGGTTTAAAACAGGATACACATACTGAGACCTGATCCGTGCAGTTTTAGCTATTCCCATGTGGTCCAAATATGCTGGAAAAACGGTTCCAGGTGTTTGCATCTCATCAGTTAGCTTTAATGGGGTTGGGTAGGGTGAAAACTTTGGTGCATTGTAGTCACCTGATGATTCAGACTGTTCAGAACTTTGTCTGGTTTCAGATGAAATACATTTTGATGACATTGAGGACAGATCTGACTCGCTTTCAAAATGAACAGATCTGTATCTGTACTGGGCAGTTGGAGCAGTGATTGGTGAAGCTGCAGAAACCTTGTTATCATTACGAGCCAGATTAGCTTTAACGTCGATGAATATCGGAGTATTGGAATTCCCACTGCCATTAATGGAGCTCTTAGAGAAACTTTGACCACTTTGTCCATCCGTTAAACAACTACAGAAATATAACATCACATTAGATGGCTGTTCATGAGCTAGTGAAACATAAGATGCTAAATGGCTAGGTTTATATAAATCAGAGTCAAACAAACGGGACTAGCAAAAAGTGGACCAGTATATGCAATGCATGCTCTAGTAAATAAAAGCATAATGTCTTGAAACATGAATTCAGTTCTAGAGATAGGACCCGAATAGGAGAGACAGAACTGATGTCAACATACAGACAAATACATTTAGTTCTAGAGAAGAAACTGAGTACTTGCATTTTCATTTGATATCAGGTTCAGTAATATTTATGAATTATCATTTAATCAAAGTTCTCCAGCCATGTTTTTGAGGTTAGAATTCCACCTGCTAGGCGTATGCACCAATGAACCAGACTGATTCTTTACACTTTCAATCTTGACAGGTTTGGGCTCATCAGGTAGTGAATTCGAGTTTAGCTTCTGATATGTTGAATCAGAGGGccatgaattgaattttaaaggCTCAACTTCTACCATTGGAGCTGGCTGATCTTTGCATTTCATTGAGAAGTTCCGAATTTCAGCAGGGGTCTCAGGTAAGGTTCCACAAGCTTTAAGAAACTTGGCCTGCAAAATTAAATTGGATAAACTATGTAATCAAGCAATTCTCAAAGTTAAGAGCTGGCCACCTCAAGTTAAAGTTAGACAGGACATGAAAGGTAATAGGCATAGCTTTCACCTCCTAAAGCCTAAGAAAGTTTACGAAGTCCTTGCATAAATAGTAACCATCAAAAACAAATCAAAAAGTACAACTATAGTACAATACAAAGGCATTCAATTGACTTATAGTACTGTACTCAATTTTACATCTTTTTTCTTTCAGCAGAAAATCACAAGCCGTTAGCCATTGGTTTTCGCTAAATACTTAAATTCATCTTTCCAAAGTAGACATGGTACAGCTTCAAACAGCCAAATAAGCAGGTAAGCGATATCATACTAAGCCACAGTGTCAACAAAATACATATAGGTGCTTAGTGAATGGTCCAGAGTGATAGATCAATAGATTGTAACCTCAGACAAACAGAAAAAGCTAACATGACAAGAAGCTCAGACTTGGTTAACAAAGattaagtgtaaaaaaaaaagatcatcATCTGCTAGATAACGCAAATGGTTTCTTTTCTTTCCAGACATCTTCGCAACTATTTCCACATGGAACTAACATATACAACATAACTTTGATCACAGCGGCTTTATAAGATCCTAGGAAGTAAAAGATAATCTTGGGAATATCTAAATATACATTAATGCAGTCAACTTATTTCACTTACAATTGATATGGAAGTTACTATAGGAGGTATTAGTGCACTTTTGATCTTAAGGTCAGAGGAAAACACAAAAGACAATGTTTTACGCATAAATTTCTTTATTCGCCTGCTTATAATCCCTAACACTATCTTTCTTTTGCAGTTCGAATTGTTACTTCCATCAAACATATCCTCCTTTGTGCACATCTCAATATTTATAAATGCATATCATAACCATCAAAATTCCAAGAAAACCAACCTGATTCCTAAGCTCATTTTTGTCCAAGTGTGGCATAGGTGTATCCGAACTCTGATTCTCCACTTCTTTGCAGTCCAAATTGTTGGTCTCATCATTTTCTACAAATAAACATTGTAAAAAAGATATGAACTTGAGTATAGCTGATTTCCCTTCACTGAACAACAACACTCTTAATTTAGTTGTCAATAATGTGATAAATTGAAAAGCTACCTTCAGTAAAAAGTGAAGATAATGGACTTCTATTGCGAGACACCAAAGTTTCCTGATCAAGCAACAAAAACAGTCAGAATAtagaaaacaaaaggaaaaaaagaaaactcAAACTTGCCAATTATTTGTTTCTTTCAGTAAATATTTGCAGGACAGTATaaaactttatttcaaatttcacAAACGTAAATTACTAAATAACATGAACTATCAACAATATTGAATCTTTTATCTAGAAGACCAAATTTTATCTTCAAAATTAAGGAAATGATTCCGGTATCTGATTTCTTTTTACAGACTAAAAAGTAGGTATTTGTTGATCAAACTTCACAAGTACAATAAGAAGTAACTGTAAATAgcttcttctttctctctttctcttcacATATTTCACAGCAATAAAACAGAACCTCAAAACAAAAAATATGTATGTAAAACTAATGAGAAAAACGATGAATAAGACAATTCCCCCAACATTGAGTAATGCAGCTGCTTCTTTGCACCTCTAGAACGTACTGTTATTTcgaaataaataaaatatgagATAATCAAAATGTCAAATGGTTACAGTTGTGGAAAGCAGATTAAGTAGATTTTTTGAATCATTTCATAGTTCTTCGATATCTACCAGATTAAACTACAATTTCATTGCTACATTTGTCACTTTAACAGCAAACAAACAGAATCACAAACAAAATACATAcagaaaatctaaaaaaaaaaaaaaaacgaataatAACAACGAGAAAACAGCATATTATCGCTACCAGAGTAAACTACAACTAcaaatttcttttaaaaaaattatagcaTGAGAAGAGCTTAGTAGGACTAAATTATAATACGCGATTTGATTGCGAGTTTTTTTTAGCAAACTGCTACTCTAAATTGACAAAAACATGAAGTAATCCGAGTGTCAAACTGTTAGTTTTTGAATCATTTCATAGTTTATTGAAATCTATCAGATTAAACTACAATTTCTCTATGTTAAAACTTCAATTTATAGCTATATCTGATAACATTTGTCACTTCATCTGCAAATCACAACCATTTTACAcacagaaaattaaaaaaaaaaaatcatataacgAGAAAACGTTAGTAGTAGTAGATTAAACTACAATTTCTCTAAGTTAAACAACAATCTCATTTCTATATCTGGTACTTTTGTCACTTCAACAGTAAACGAACAGAATCGCAACCAAAATAATCAAAGAAATTATAGCATGAGAAGACCTTAATAGGAGTAGATTATTCGattgtgttttgataaatagtcgGTGATAGTTCAGATAGGAAACTCGTAAACATTTGAAAGTTCAGGTAGAAAACTCGCAAAAGTGCGATACTTCAGATGTGTTTTTGAACATTATCTCAACAGATTAAACTAAATAcacacaaaaaattaaaaaaaaaatgaaattatagAATGATCAGACCTTAGCAGGTGTAGATTGCGAGACGCGATTCAATTGAAATATTATTAGATTAATTTTGAATTATATCATAGATTAAAATTCAAACTTCTCTGATTTAAAACAACAATTTCATTGATATAATTTGGTATTTTTATCACTTTAACAGCAAACTAACAGAATCGCAACTAaaatacacacagaaaatcaaaaacAGAATTTTTGAATTAACATATTATAAAGTACTCCGATTGTGAAATTGttaatttttttaatcatttCATAGTTCACTGAAAATCTACCAGAATAAACTACAACTACTCTAcgtaaaaaaattcaaaaattataTAATGAGTATACCTTAGTGGGAGTAGATTGCGAAACGCAATTCGATTTCGATTGAGGAAGCGTAACATCCTTGATTTTGAAACAGCCAAATAAACAAGCCATTAGTGCTGCAAATACTGAATTGTTCGATTGATTAACCATACCTCATATCTCATATAGTACTACTgctattaataataataataaaacaaattCATTAATCATCATTAAAATCATCATATGTATTTATTGCTTGATTGATTGAGAATGATACTTtgtttttttgaatttgaattttatCTTCCAAAACTCGTAATCTTAGCTTAGCTTTCAATTTACATTGCGTGTGATTTAATTAAAATTTAGAGATGAGGAGAGTTTTAAGGAGTGAGGTGAGTAGTCACTGTATATGTAAAATTGGCTCTATAATGGAtatattttgaaattttgaaCCGGGAGTGACACGTGGCAGTATGGGATTGGTGAATTTTGTCGTATATGCTGTTTTTGATTAACCGGGAATTAGCTGGATTAAGAGGGTTATTAATTGGTTTTGAATGTTTGTAACTGTAGATACTCTCTGTAACTGTCTAGTGTTTTTTGGCGTACAAAAATATGATTTGAAATTATAGTGGAGAGAATTGCTCCTTGTATCTATAATAAAAAAGGGCagtttaattatttaattttttgtgtGAATTTGAATATTATTTCTAAACTTTTAATAACTATTTATAgataaaaaaagggcagcccggtgcactaagctcccgctatgcgcgggatcCGAGAaaaggccggaccacaagggtctattgtacgcagccttaccttgatAAAAATTATCCAACGTTTAATTTGGTAATATAATATAATGTAATACCCAACGCAGTCCAAAGTGGATTTTCATACTGTATTTAGCAATCCAGGGGAAGCTATATACTAGAGATAGCTACACAAGTGGGATATTCAAACTGGCTTGACTTGTCCACTTTGTGTGGAGAAACAAGAAGATCACCAGCACCTTTTCTTCAAATGTACTGTATCAGCAATGGTATGGCAACAAATTTTAACATGGCAAGGAATTAATGGAAGACCATCTGAATGGGCTGAGGAAGTGACAAGAGCAATCTCACACACAAAGGGCAGAAGCTCAAAAGCAGCAGTATACAGGATGACTTTGGCAGCGACAGTGATACAATGCATTTAACGAATTATTAAGTGCTAAATCATTCAATTATCGATGTGTCACTTTcaaattttttacttttttgcTATTACTTCGTATAAAGTGCTAGATCATTCAATAAATCCGCTGAACTTACATCTCAAGATTTAGTAGCTAGTAATTGGCATGGTTGTGTTAAACATAAGTGGTGCAAGGTGCCGCCTTAAAATTCTGAATCCGCACTCTGTATATTCGTTACTTATACCACGGTGACAGTGATACGATGCGTTTATATGACGTAGATATTCTTCTTGAAACAATTACTAATATTGTTGATAAATTTTCTTTCAGACCATATAGTTGATAATGAGTATTTATATTTACACGTTATAGAATTATCTATAGATTTGGCATATATACACTATTAATGTGAAAATTATCTATATTATTAGTGAAATTCTAGTAGCAAGTTAGCTATCTTATTTTTCAGGTTAAACCATTACTTGTATCTGTATCTAGGTAACTTGCATGAGAATGTCAGTATGTGAAAGTTAATCATGTctttttgataaaattattttaataactAGAGTGAAAACGCAAGGGACATGTGGGTTTAACCTGTGTGACTTTTTTGTCGTCTCAAATGTTGTAGGGAGGAAGAAGTAAATATTTATCCTCACGTGTTTAAGTCAAGCTAACGTAACTTATAAAGTGATCCGATAAAGTGAAAATAAATATTAACTAATTGTGATTAAATCATACTAGTTATATATATTCGAACACGTGTTGTGCATCCATTAGTTTACATCAATATGAATAAATTTTTAATTTACgaagatcaaaaggaaataaaaagagACATAATGTAAATAATTTTTATCCGTGTTGGTTCTGCCAAAGAAGGCACCAATTCTTAATCAGTTCACTcttaatttaaaaaagaaagttaAGAAATCCTGGCGGATCGGATGCCCTTTAATGGGTCTTAGttgcaggggcggagctagaagCAAAAATATTACTTTTAGTTTAAACTTTATATTTGTATTAAGAAAATTCACTAAATATGTGTAAAGTTTTAATTAATTCAGCGCCTGGTTACTAAGACCTGATCACTATTGTAGAATTAGAACTCATAAAGTTCAAATTATATATGTCTCTGCCTGCTTACGCCTTACAAATCTGGATTAATTGAAAATCTAATATAAATACCGAACACCGGgtgaaaaaataaatgaaaaaaaaattattttgtcaCATGACTAACATACTTAAAGGAATAACAAATTCAAATTGATATACATTGATGGAGGTGCTAAGAATGTTAAAAAATTGACAATGGAATGTcaagcttattttaaaaaaaattatggcgaTTGATTAATGGGTTAAAGTACCTGTTCTtaataaacttaaaaaaaaaaaaaaaacacacacacacacttcagCTGGTTCAATCTTTACCTAATCCCTTTGAACTCGTTCTCTTTGGGCCAGCTGCCAAACAGACATGGTGGCACCCATTATTTGATAAAACGCTTTAAGAATATATAACTTATGCATGAACCGACACGCATAAATTATACGAAGACtatatgttttattatttttcatcCGATGTTTCGTATTCAGAGTCCTGATTAATTCTGATTCCCTAGTGTGAAGTTCATTAGAGTGGAAGTATTTCATAGAAGGATTTTCTCTATTATCAGGATATAAACTCGAGACTTCTAATTAAGAATGAAAAATCTTATTCTTCTCACGCAAATCTTAATGATATAGTTGATTGAAACTATGATTTAAGGAtggtttggtatgatggataagcaaaaTAGTGGTGGGATAAAAATTTAGAACCACCTTATCTATTGTTTAGTTACTAATCGTGTTAAAAATAGTGTCGAGATAACTTATACCCATCAGAGGGTGGAATAGTAgtcctgggataacttatcccacgaTAAAAGAGTGAAATTGACTAAAATAGCCCTGAGGTTCTCAAAATCATTTTTCTACTACATAaggtggagggtatttttgtaaagaaagaactttttcttaaaagttatgcaatgcatgttacttttaatacaacaaaccaaacaatTAATAAAAAACAATATCAGGATAACTAATTTCAACATAAATAATCTCAGTATACTAACATAATTAATCCCATCATAACTACAAAATGACCCTAAGAGTCTTATTCAACTCGCATCGAAAGATGTTAGAGAAAGAAACTCTTTTTTGATGAAAGGAAGCCACATGCTAAACGATAAAAGAATAAATAAGAGAATATAAACTATTGATCAAGTATGTGAACAAACATCTAAAAACCTAagccactaattttttttttctttttttcgcaCATTGGAATAGGATTCCACACAAGGAAAAGCAACGACATGCATAGCCAAAAGTAGCGAATCACATATATTCATTAGCCCATATTTGCCGTAAAGAATGGATCTTGAGCCTAATTCAATCTCAAAAACTAGCTTATGAGAGGAGGATTGTCCGAGTCCATATAAGAAGTCCAAACACACATCCCACAACTGACATGGGAGAATCAACATTTGCCAGGGTGCAAATCGATAGGGTGGGCGAAACGCGAAGAGAACGGAGATATGAGCAATTGAAAATGAAAGtatttactccctctgtttcaatttatgtgaacctaattcctttttagtctgtgctaaaatgaatgaccttttttctaatttggaaataaattcactttatgaaatgatttacagccacacaaatattcaaaacttattttgaaccataagtttcaaaagttttcacTCTTTCTTAACTGTCGTATCTAGTCAaatggattcacataaattgaaacggaggaagtataAAATAATTGGGGATTTGGATTCCTCTTCATCCAAGACAAGAGGTCATGagttttctctttttctcccGCTCACCGCGGGTTGTTGTCTTCCTTAATTTTTTGTTCCCTGTGCAGGGCCAAAACGACAAAGCATTCCATATTACAACAATAATTTTGACCTTAGATTTATTAACAGCTAGACATAGAATATGCTATAGACTTTATGATATTGGATAATTTGACTTGCTGAAATTCTATCAATTAGGCTGACAGAAAACGCACGTTTGTAAAATATAGAATAGATAGAAGTACAAACACATAGTTAGTAACGTGTGATCATTTCTATCCTTGCATTTCTTCTAGTATGTTTTAATTTGTCAATCACAATGGCAACTTTTTCTCATTTAATTTCTATTTCCCCATATACATGGCAAGATAGCAATGGAATTGTGACAATATTTCATTTAATATTGCACACGTTATAGCTAGCAAATACTATATACTTTGCTATGTACAGCTAGTGCACGCTTAACTGCCTATATGATTTTCGGTGATATCAAGACTACCAGAATTATAAATATGTTTGCAGTAATTTAAAATTTTACTTGCAATAAACAAAAATGGAGAAGGTATGTCTTATTGGACGTCATACATTTATTAAAAGATTTTTGAGAATAAGTCAATGAATGATCCTATAATTTAATATATTTTATAGTTACAGGAAAATGTCGGTAGAATCGTATAGCTAAAATTGAAATATTGACTGAAGACAATGAACTAGTTCAGATATAAGACGCTTTTGCTGCAATTTTGACTTTTTACACAagtataaataatatttatacaaTTAAATCACTTATTAAATAATTATTACTTGTAATTAGAACCTGATATAGAATTATACTATAAATAACATACTATTGGAAGCTAATTACACTATATTGATATTGTAAAGAGTTCTTAGACTCTCAGGTCTCATTTGTGTGCAATTAATAGAGGTCCGAATGTGAATGATTCAGATCTTTAGCTATTAAGATCTTAGCACTTTTTTGGTCTGAATAGACCTTAATCATTAAGAATTTGAACAaaatcttaatatcattaagaggtagtTTTGTATGAATAATTTTTACCACCATTCTATCCACAACCACAAGCCGCAACCCCACCCTATCCACCCCTATCCACTCTCCACCCCTACTAACCACCTCTGTCATCACAACCACCctccccacccccaccaccccacCTACCCACCCTCCACTCACCACCACCCCAACACCAATAACTACCTCTATCATCACAACCATTACCACCCACAACTATCGACCACCATCACGTTGCCAACCACCAGCCATCACCATTGTAGCCATCATCGCCGCTACCACCATTGCGGTCAATCCTTACTACTAACCAGCTCTACCATCATAACTAGCACCGCCGCCAACTACCACCATCAATCACTACACATTCTTTAGccgccaccaccaccaccaacactGCCAATTAATAATATTA carries:
- the LOC132636697 gene encoding protein JASON-like isoform X1, with the protein product MVNQSNNSVFAALMACLFGCFKIKDVTLPQSKSNCVSQSTPTKETLVSRNRSPLSSLFTEENDETNNLDCKEVENQSSDTPMPHLDKNELRNQAKFLKACGTLPETPAEIRNFSMKCKDQPAPMVEVEPLKFNSWPSDSTYQKLNSNSLPDEPKPVKIESVKNQSGSLVHTPSSCLTDGQSGQSFSKSSINGSGNSNTPIFIDVKANLARNDNKVSAASPITAPTAQYRYRSVHFESESDLSSMSSKCISSETRQSSEQSESSGDYNAPKFSPYPTPLKLTDEMQTPGTVFPAYLDHMGIAKTARIRSQYVYPVLNPVDNASQLKELSDEDSYSTQDSNSRFLSSHTTDSNQRPEEANRNSELGMSEFRESAADKESKPPSINQVQSKQHFGSVYGENVHYGKTPADRPIIGLVAAHWNDDETSRISPKWWDGNGIPNSTNKYKEDQKVSWHATPFEERLEKALSEETNTSQRSQHSGTPPIAFNETEESNTATSQVRC
- the LOC132636697 gene encoding protein JASON-like isoform X2, which translates into the protein MVNQSNNSVFAALMACLFGCFKIKDVTLPQSKSNCVSQSTPTKETLVSRNRSPLSSLFTEENDETNNLDCKEVENQSSDTPMPHLDKNELRNQAKFLKACGTLPETPAEIRNFSMKCKDQPAPMVEVEPLKFNSWPSDSTYQKLNSNSLPDEPKPVKIESVKNQSGSLVHTPSSCLTDGQSGQSFSKSSINGSGNSNTPIFIDVKANLARNDNKVSAASPITAPTAQYRYRSVHFESESDLSSMSSKCISSETRQSSEQSESSAYLDHMGIAKTARIRSQYVYPVLNPVDNASQLKELSDEDSYSTQDSNSRFLSSHTTDSNQRPEEANRNSELGMSEFRESAADKESKPPSINQVQSKQHFGSVYGENVHYGKTPADRPIIGLVAAHWNDDETSRISPKWWDGNGIPNSTNKYKEDQKVSWHATPFEERLEKALSEETNTSQRSQHSGTPPIAFNETEESNTATSQVRC